In Roseofilum casamattae BLCC-M143, the following proteins share a genomic window:
- a CDS encoding P-II family nitrogen regulator, whose translation MTQQASKLVIVTENLLLKKIAKIIDEAGATGYTVVPAGGKGSRNLRSSGQPSVSDSYSNIKIEVLTPSREMAVQISDEVAARFFDDYSGIAYVCNIDVLHAHKF comes from the coding sequence ATGACTCAGCAAGCCAGCAAGCTCGTCATCGTCACGGAAAATTTACTCCTGAAAAAGATTGCCAAGATTATCGACGAAGCCGGTGCCACCGGTTATACAGTGGTGCCTGCTGGCGGTAAGGGCAGTCGCAACCTGCGATCGTCGGGACAACCCAGCGTTAGCGACAGCTACTCGAATATCAAGATTGAGGTGCTTACTCCCAGTCGGGAGATGGCCGTACAGATTTCAGATGAGGTCGCAGCCAGGTTTTTTGACGATTATTCGGGCATCGCCTATGTCTGCAACATCGATGTACTGCACGCGCACAAGTTCTGA
- the speA gene encoding biosynthetic arginine decarboxylase: protein MGVEIVPTVEETLNGATLPYEGPATNAPENEPESPSNWRIEDSEQLYRITEWGHPYFAIDAAGHVIVSPKGDRGGSLDLYELIEALKQRDIDLPFVIRFSDILADRVERLNACFAQAITRYNYPSTYQGVFPVKCNQHRQLVEDLVEFGQPFQFGLEAGSKPELLIALALLKTPNCPLICNGYKDREYIETAILSRRLGKNTIVVLEQLEEVELVINAARELGVVPVVGVRAKLTSKGEGRWSTSTGEGAKFGLTIPEIVRVIQRLEEVDLLSSLQLLHFHIGSQISSIGTIKDAIREASQIYVQLAKNGAQMCYLDVGGGLAIDYDGSKTNFHASKNYNMQNYANDIVAEVKEACEQGQVDAPTLISESGRAIASHQSVLVFDVLGVSESPTGAPVTSENNDHLILRNLWETYQAIQVENYQECYHDAIQFKEEAISLFNFGYFTLAQRAQAEQLYWACCEKILQIIRTEDYVPDDLEDLETSMASTYYINLSVFQSVPDSWAIEQLFPIMPLHRLDENPTCRGTLADLTCDSDGKINKFIDLRDVKSLLELHPWKPGEPYYLGLFLGGAYQEIMGSLHNLFGDTNAVHISLTPKGYKVKQVVKGDTMAEVLGYVGHDRDDLIESMRQQTESALEEGIISLSESQRLLNNYTQSLNRYTYLSVDSQ, encoded by the coding sequence ATGGGAGTTGAGATCGTACCGACGGTAGAAGAAACCTTAAATGGAGCAACCCTCCCCTACGAGGGGCCTGCAACCAACGCACCAGAAAACGAACCCGAAAGTCCCTCCAATTGGCGCATTGAAGACTCGGAACAGCTCTACCGAATTACGGAATGGGGCCATCCCTACTTTGCCATCGATGCGGCCGGTCATGTTATCGTGTCTCCAAAAGGCGATCGCGGCGGCTCCTTAGACCTCTACGAACTCATCGAAGCCCTAAAACAGCGCGATATCGATCTGCCCTTCGTTATCCGCTTTTCCGATATTCTCGCCGATCGCGTGGAACGACTCAATGCCTGTTTCGCCCAAGCCATTACCCGCTACAATTATCCCAGCACTTACCAAGGAGTATTTCCGGTAAAATGCAACCAACATCGGCAACTGGTAGAAGACCTCGTTGAGTTCGGCCAGCCCTTTCAGTTCGGACTCGAAGCTGGCTCGAAACCGGAACTGCTCATTGCTCTGGCCTTGCTGAAAACCCCCAACTGCCCCCTCATCTGTAACGGTTATAAAGATAGAGAATATATCGAAACCGCCATTCTCTCGCGGCGACTGGGAAAAAACACCATCGTTGTCCTCGAGCAACTGGAAGAAGTAGAGCTGGTGATTAACGCTGCAAGAGAATTAGGCGTTGTGCCAGTCGTCGGAGTCCGCGCCAAACTAACCAGCAAAGGCGAAGGCCGTTGGAGTACTTCCACTGGAGAAGGTGCTAAATTTGGCTTAACCATCCCGGAAATTGTCCGAGTCATTCAACGCTTAGAAGAAGTCGATCTGCTCTCCTCCCTACAATTATTGCACTTCCACATCGGCTCGCAAATCTCCTCCATCGGCACGATCAAAGATGCCATCCGCGAAGCCAGTCAAATCTACGTCCAGCTCGCCAAAAACGGCGCCCAGATGTGTTATTTAGACGTGGGTGGCGGGCTAGCCATTGACTACGACGGCTCGAAGACCAACTTCCATGCCTCGAAAAACTATAATATGCAGAACTATGCCAACGATATTGTGGCAGAAGTGAAAGAAGCCTGCGAACAAGGACAGGTAGACGCGCCGACATTAATCAGCGAAAGTGGAAGAGCGATCGCATCCCATCAGTCCGTCCTCGTTTTCGATGTCCTCGGCGTCAGCGAATCTCCCACCGGTGCACCCGTGACTAGCGAAAATAACGACCATCTGATTTTGCGCAACCTCTGGGAAACCTACCAAGCCATTCAGGTGGAGAACTACCAAGAATGCTATCACGATGCCATTCAGTTCAAAGAAGAAGCCATCAGTCTGTTTAACTTCGGCTATTTCACCCTCGCCCAACGCGCGCAAGCCGAACAGTTATATTGGGCTTGTTGCGAGAAAATTTTGCAGATTATTCGCACGGAAGATTACGTTCCCGACGATCTGGAAGACCTGGAAACCAGCATGGCGTCCACCTATTATATCAATCTCTCCGTCTTCCAATCCGTCCCCGATAGTTGGGCGATCGAGCAGCTCTTCCCCATTATGCCCTTACATCGCCTCGACGAAAACCCCACCTGTCGCGGCACCTTAGCCGATCTCACCTGCGACAGCGACGGCAAAATTAACAAATTCATCGACCTGCGCGACGTCAAATCTCTGCTCGAGTTGCATCCTTGGAAACCCGGAGAACCCTACTATCTCGGCTTATTCCTCGGCGGCGCCTATCAAGAAATTATGGGCAGTCTGCATAACCTTTTCGGCGATACCAATGCCGTGCATATTTCCTTGACTCCAAAAGGCTATAAAGTCAAGCAAGTGGTCAAAGGCGATACCATGGCAGAAGTCTTAGGCTACGTGGGACACGATCGCGACGACCTCATCGAAAGTATGCGCCAGCAAACCGAAAGTGCCCTCGAAGAAGGCATTATCTCCCTCTCCGAATCCCAACGCTTGCTCAATAACTACACCCAAAGCCTGAACCGCTATACTTATCTTTCCGTCGATTCTCAATAG
- a CDS encoding EcsC family protein, whose product MTSQPNPETELIPVSQPEEAIVTAGDSPKKPRWGGLFGKVADAAAGTTGAMQKATEVVGNVAGSAGSAIAQKAEAATSAVTNTQSLVTGAMQKATGVAENVADNAGSIVVKQTETAGQIAINTQSAVTGAVGKATGMVGNAAGNASSAIVQQTGAMTNATLQTGGAIAKTSLDIAENIGKTVMQTPAQIAGVLKLVSENPWMESALQTLPTDWMLNIIEQVDVTKAKESIVTLQEKFPEESASSISHRVMRQKALLVGATHVATGLSGASLLLIGVDLAATTALQAELVYQIAYAYGFDLEETERKAEVLTIFGLAFGSSKALEAGLGLLKTVPLAGAAISGSANAALIYGLGYAACRFYEAKLSPVVMTAALESMQEENEHYLEAAITQETLMDRVLVHMILAGNPDKTWEEIVPELEPMNLSPASLDAIATALENPPSLEELLAQLDPDFVPSLLWQCQKMAELDEIVTPEELRVLKAIRQYLPDETAIAQSSVAS is encoded by the coding sequence ATGACAAGCCAACCCAATCCAGAGACTGAATTAATACCTGTTTCTCAACCGGAAGAGGCGATCGTTACCGCTGGCGACTCACCGAAAAAGCCCAGATGGGGAGGCTTGTTCGGTAAAGTTGCAGATGCAGCGGCAGGAACAACTGGAGCGATGCAAAAAGCCACTGAAGTAGTGGGGAATGTTGCCGGAAGTGCGGGTAGTGCGATCGCCCAGAAAGCAGAAGCAGCAACTAGTGCCGTCACTAATACTCAAAGCCTTGTTACTGGAGCGATGCAAAAAGCTACTGGAGTGGCAGAAAATGTTGCGGACAATGCAGGTAGTATCGTTGTCAAACAAACAGAAACGGCCGGTCAAATTGCAATTAATACTCAAAGTGCTGTCACCGGAGCAGTAGGCAAAGCTACGGGTATGGTGGGAAATGCTGCTGGAAATGCGAGTAGCGCGATCGTGCAACAAACTGGAGCAATGACCAATGCTACCTTGCAAACTGGGGGCGCGATCGCTAAAACCTCTCTCGATATTGCTGAAAATATCGGTAAGACAGTGATGCAAACACCCGCTCAAATCGCTGGAGTGCTGAAATTAGTTAGTGAAAATCCTTGGATGGAATCAGCGCTCCAAACCTTACCAACCGATTGGATGTTGAACATAATCGAACAAGTTGATGTCACCAAAGCAAAAGAATCGATCGTTACACTTCAGGAGAAATTTCCGGAAGAGTCTGCCAGCAGTATTAGTCATCGCGTAATGCGACAAAAAGCATTATTAGTTGGCGCAACTCATGTAGCAACAGGTTTGTCTGGTGCTTCGCTTTTGCTAATCGGAGTAGATTTGGCAGCAACAACAGCTCTGCAAGCCGAGCTAGTTTATCAAATTGCTTATGCTTACGGATTCGATCTGGAAGAAACTGAACGAAAAGCAGAGGTTTTAACAATTTTTGGATTGGCTTTTGGTAGTTCAAAAGCTTTGGAAGCAGGATTAGGGTTATTGAAAACAGTTCCCTTGGCTGGAGCGGCTATTAGTGGCAGTGCCAATGCTGCATTAATTTATGGTTTAGGTTATGCGGCTTGTCGATTTTATGAGGCGAAGTTAAGCCCTGTCGTCATGACAGCAGCGTTGGAAAGTATGCAAGAGGAAAACGAGCATTATTTAGAAGCTGCCATTACTCAAGAAACCCTGATGGATCGAGTTTTAGTGCATATGATTTTAGCTGGAAATCCGGATAAAACTTGGGAAGAGATTGTACCCGAACTCGAGCCAATGAATTTGAGTCCGGCATCTTTAGATGCGATCGCAACTGCGCTAGAAAATCCTCCCAGTCTTGAAGAGTTACTGGCACAACTCGATCCAGATTTCGTCCCTTCGCTACTTTGGCAATGCCAGAAAATGGCAGAATTGGATGAGATTGTTACTCCAGAAGAGTTACGAGTGCTGAAAGCCATCCGTCAGTACTTGCCCGATGAAACGGCGATCGCCCAATCGAGCGTAGCATCATAG